A region of Lichenibacterium dinghuense DNA encodes the following proteins:
- a CDS encoding DUF2493 domain-containing protein: protein MTHDRLASDLLAHHGAVASSPSAHLLDELTTFAHRPLGDEPDPRPLPEPEAVEAALGTVFEVLSGLLTGTRLEDELPDLLWSLVNLLHRKAERLSRRLDDNAVAQRRSVGEQDGSEVRSVELERLLAEGLAAEERRNAFEFLRDYAADLHAAETGTAWRPRAGSLVSHATMTAAVVDSRDYLNARRVAQTELLVPKGPRIAFTGGHGFNDVARIWDALDRVHGKHPGMVLLHGGSPKGAELIAAKWADHRKIAQVAFKPDWARHKNAAPFKRNDAMLEALPIGVVAFPGSGISQNLADKARKLGIPVMRFEG from the coding sequence ATGACCCACGATCGCCTCGCCTCCGACCTCCTCGCCCACCACGGCGCCGTCGCCTCCTCGCCCTCCGCCCACCTCCTCGACGAGCTCACCACCTTCGCCCACCGCCCGCTCGGCGACGAGCCCGACCCGCGGCCGCTGCCCGAGCCCGAGGCGGTGGAGGCGGCCCTCGGCACCGTCTTCGAGGTCCTGTCCGGCCTGCTCACCGGCACCCGGCTGGAGGACGAACTGCCCGACCTGCTCTGGTCCCTCGTCAACCTCCTCCACCGCAAGGCCGAGCGCCTGTCGCGCCGGCTCGACGACAACGCCGTGGCCCAGCGCCGATCGGTGGGGGAGCAGGACGGCTCGGAGGTCCGCTCGGTCGAGCTGGAGCGCCTCTTGGCCGAGGGGCTGGCCGCGGAGGAGCGCCGCAACGCCTTCGAGTTCCTGCGCGACTACGCCGCCGACCTCCACGCCGCCGAGACCGGCACCGCTTGGCGCCCGCGGGCCGGCTCGCTGGTGAGCCACGCCACGATGACCGCCGCCGTCGTCGACAGCCGCGACTACCTTAACGCCCGGCGGGTGGCGCAGACCGAGCTGCTGGTGCCGAAGGGGCCGCGCATCGCCTTCACGGGCGGGCACGGGTTCAACGACGTCGCCCGGATCTGGGACGCGCTCGACCGGGTGCACGGCAAGCACCCCGGCATGGTGCTGCTGCACGGCGGCTCGCCGAAGGGCGCCGAGCTGATCGCGGCCAAGTGGGCCGACCACCGCAAAATCGCGCAGGTCGCCTTCAAGCCCGACTGGGCCCGGCACAAGAACGCGGCCCCGTTCAAACGCAACGACGCCATGCTGGAGGCGCTGCCGATCGGCGTGGTGGCGTTCCCCGGCTCCGGCATCAGCCAGAACCTCGCCGATAAGGCCCGCAAGCTCGGCATCCCGGTGATGCGCTTCGAAGGGTGA
- the mobF gene encoding MobF family relaxase, translated as MTASLRRLAAGSEAGAYYTNDAAREAKPRNRDEYYARDGAGTWWSTGETVVRHGAPIDRGSFRALCAGQHPGTGAPLVRGAGPGHWAGLDLTLTPGKSVSLLWAAGTAEQRAAVEAAHRRAVEAALGFVEREGLVLVRSGAGGKRKDRPSDLIVARYDHYTTREGDPNIHTHAVVMNVAGARHASTRYKASHLTIEPAEVFRWQHAIGAGYRAAMAEALAEQGFAFRPAGRGQYEVRGVQEDLIETFSKRSRQIEARVGRAASGAQKEIAALATRGSKDLVPSGEELEARWRTEFAQHDVDVWAAALASERIRDVERDRTPERERLPDLDPPEIAGDTPVARAASALFRHESVVTRSDLLGAALVEAGLKGIGIAPVYVELERLEREGTLLRLGPERDDARRWTTPSIAAVEAAMLRAANRPAERMWITEPGLDAALARAPHLADEQRDAVRRAASPDGISVIEAGAGTGKTTAARVIADAARASGLKVVGLAPSWVAADELGKSVGIDAQAIAKWRADDRRGRAAPLDADTLLLVDEAGMVSMRDMAALTIAARDAGAKLVLLGDSRQLESVPGGSALRAVTEVVRQNAVMEAVRRQEVNWQRAASVVMARGDAEAGLRAYAGRGRLETVPGVEGAMRRVVERWQELRAEHGDDVLLITRRNADATRLNGAVREVLRAEGRLRGDDIALLSTDREGNLVALPLAPGDLLRFGDTLPELRIRNGTRGTVEAVRPDADGSAILLVCLEDGRTVQQPWGAFARPAPGREARPPRVVHAYAGTAYSVQGRTAAASVHYVGAAPDAREVYVALTRHRHDVRIVVERDRLDAACRQRQADPRMAPTASALEERLFAEASRYGEKANVVDFVADRARFAATGFVTQPDERVDRRGSRLIEAARALREALAISSVREGVVAPLWRLMENGRRLVPPLPGRLTETIRRMQRGPERDPSRGREKMPEREVGIER; from the coding sequence GTGACGGCCTCGCTGCGCCGCCTCGCGGCCGGGTCCGAGGCGGGCGCCTACTACACCAACGACGCCGCGCGCGAGGCCAAGCCGCGGAACAGGGACGAGTATTATGCCCGCGACGGGGCCGGCACATGGTGGTCGACCGGCGAGACCGTGGTCCGGCACGGGGCACCGATCGACCGCGGCTCCTTCCGCGCCCTCTGCGCCGGGCAGCACCCCGGCACCGGCGCGCCGCTCGTGCGCGGCGCCGGGCCGGGCCACTGGGCTGGCCTTGACCTGACCCTCACCCCCGGCAAGTCGGTGTCGCTGCTCTGGGCCGCCGGCACGGCCGAGCAGCGTGCCGCCGTTGAGGCCGCGCATCGGCGGGCCGTCGAGGCTGCGCTCGGCTTCGTCGAGCGGGAGGGCCTCGTGCTGGTCCGCTCGGGCGCAGGGGGCAAGCGGAAGGACCGGCCGTCCGACCTCATCGTCGCCCGCTACGACCACTACACCACGCGCGAGGGCGACCCCAACATCCACACCCACGCCGTGGTGATGAACGTCGCCGGGGCGCGGCACGCCTCGACCCGCTACAAGGCCAGCCACCTCACCATCGAGCCTGCCGAGGTGTTCCGCTGGCAGCACGCCATCGGGGCCGGGTACCGCGCGGCGATGGCGGAGGCCTTGGCCGAGCAGGGCTTCGCGTTCCGCCCCGCCGGCCGCGGCCAGTACGAGGTCCGCGGCGTGCAGGAGGACCTGATCGAGACCTTCTCCAAGCGCTCGCGGCAGATCGAGGCGCGCGTCGGCCGCGCGGCCAGCGGCGCCCAGAAGGAGATCGCCGCCCTGGCAACCCGCGGTTCGAAGGACCTCGTGCCGAGCGGCGAGGAACTGGAGGCGCGCTGGCGGACGGAGTTCGCTCAGCACGACGTCGACGTCTGGGCGGCGGCCCTGGCGTCGGAGCGCATCAGGGACGTCGAGCGAGACCGCACGCCGGAGCGCGAGCGCCTTCCGGACCTCGACCCGCCCGAGATCGCCGGCGACACGCCGGTGGCGCGCGCGGCCTCGGCGCTGTTCCGTCACGAGAGCGTGGTGACGCGCTCTGACTTGCTCGGCGCCGCCCTTGTCGAGGCGGGGCTGAAGGGGATCGGCATCGCGCCGGTCTATGTCGAGCTGGAGCGCCTGGAGCGAGAGGGCACGCTGCTGCGGCTCGGCCCGGAGCGGGACGACGCGCGGCGCTGGACCACGCCCTCCATCGCCGCGGTCGAGGCGGCCATGCTGCGGGCCGCGAACCGACCAGCCGAGCGGATGTGGATCACGGAGCCCGGTCTCGACGCCGCGCTGGCGCGGGCGCCGCACCTCGCGGACGAGCAGCGCGACGCCGTGCGCCGGGCGGCGAGCCCGGACGGGATCAGCGTCATCGAGGCCGGGGCCGGGACCGGCAAGACCACCGCGGCCCGCGTCATCGCGGACGCGGCGCGGGCGTCCGGACTGAAGGTCGTCGGCCTCGCCCCGAGCTGGGTCGCGGCGGACGAGCTGGGCAAATCGGTCGGCATCGACGCGCAGGCGATCGCCAAGTGGCGCGCCGACGACCGGAGAGGCCGCGCGGCGCCGCTCGATGCCGACACGCTGCTGCTAGTCGACGAGGCCGGCATGGTGTCGATGCGCGACATGGCCGCCCTCACGATCGCGGCGCGGGACGCCGGCGCCAAGCTCGTGCTGCTCGGCGACTCGCGCCAGCTCGAATCCGTGCCGGGCGGCAGCGCGCTGCGGGCAGTGACCGAGGTGGTGCGCCAGAACGCCGTGATGGAGGCGGTGCGGCGACAGGAGGTCAACTGGCAGCGCGCCGCTTCGGTCGTGATGGCGCGCGGCGATGCCGAGGCGGGCCTGCGCGCCTATGCGGGGCGGGGCCGGCTCGAGACCGTGCCGGGCGTCGAGGGCGCGATGCGGCGCGTCGTCGAGCGCTGGCAGGAGCTGCGGGCCGAGCACGGCGACGACGTGCTGCTCATCACGCGCCGCAACGCCGACGCCACGCGGCTGAACGGGGCCGTACGCGAGGTGCTGCGGGCGGAGGGGCGCCTCAGAGGCGACGACATCGCACTGCTCTCGACCGACCGCGAGGGCAACCTCGTCGCCTTGCCGCTCGCGCCGGGCGACCTCCTCCGCTTCGGCGACACACTGCCGGAGCTGCGCATCCGCAACGGCACCCGCGGCACGGTCGAGGCGGTCAGGCCCGATGCGGACGGCAGCGCGATTTTGCTGGTGTGCCTGGAGGACGGCCGCACCGTCCAGCAGCCCTGGGGCGCCTTCGCCCGGCCGGCGCCGGGGCGAGAGGCGCGCCCACCCCGGGTCGTGCACGCCTATGCGGGGACGGCCTATTCGGTGCAGGGCCGCACTGCGGCGGCGAGCGTGCACTACGTCGGGGCGGCACCGGACGCGCGAGAGGTCTACGTGGCGCTGACGCGCCACCGGCACGACGTGCGCATCGTCGTCGAGCGCGACCGGCTCGACGCCGCCTGTCGGCAGCGCCAGGCCGACCCGCGCATGGCGCCGACCGCGAGCGCGCTGGAGGAGCGGCTGTTCGCCGAGGCGAGCCGGTATGGCGAGAAGGCCAACGTGGTCGACTTCGTGGCCGACCGGGCGCGCTTCGCGGCGACCGGCTTCGTGACGCAGCCAGACGAGCGGGTAGACCGGCGCGGGTCGCGGCTGATCGAGGCCGCGCGCGCCCTGCGCGAGGCGCTGGCGATCTCAAGCGTGCGCGAGGGCGTGGTGGCGCCGCTGTGGCGGCTGATGGAGAACGGGCGCCGGCTCGTGCCGCCGCTGCCCGGCCGGCTCACGGAGACGATCCGCCGGATGCAGCGGGGGCCGGAACGGGACCCGTCGCGCGGGCGGGAGAAGATGCCCGAACGGGAGGTCGGCATCGAGCGGTGA
- a CDS encoding DUF932 domain-containing protein, giving the protein MSQIITSAAARTAPAASGYRVDPFRGNRVGRVSSEWFSRPADQRFLSLSDLHGSVKGRAEHSRARTLESRDVRVEARRDDGDRLSLILPGEPGPVAPTHWSFGQLASLVGAPAGYLRQLPAAVAAINLQYGLSHHRAEMVKSYTSHHGRTELRAITGPDYGRIPDHELVEAVMRIAGDGAGETRWKVPGTLDWSTMTYNPRVDVTADTTTLYASDRDVFLFLCDDLNPIEAGRLPNGEPDLFFRGFYCWNSEVGARTLGIASFYLRAVCMNRNLWGVEQFEEVTIRHSKYAAHRFAAEAAPALQAFADSSAAGFVSGVKAARERVVARSDEERSEFLRKRGFSKGDTAKVIEAVLVEEGHPPESVFDFVQGITALARAEPRQDARLDVELKAKKLMDQVAA; this is encoded by the coding sequence ATGTCGCAGATCATCACCTCGGCCGCCGCCCGCACCGCTCCGGCCGCATCCGGCTATCGCGTCGACCCCTTCCGCGGGAACCGCGTCGGCCGCGTGTCGTCGGAGTGGTTCTCCCGCCCCGCCGACCAGCGCTTCCTGTCGCTGTCCGACCTGCACGGCTCCGTGAAGGGCCGCGCCGAGCACTCGCGCGCCCGCACACTGGAGAGCCGCGACGTGCGGGTCGAGGCCCGGCGCGACGACGGCGACCGCCTAAGCCTCATCCTGCCCGGCGAGCCCGGGCCGGTCGCCCCGACGCACTGGAGCTTCGGCCAGCTCGCCAGCCTCGTCGGTGCCCCGGCCGGCTACCTGCGCCAGCTCCCGGCCGCGGTCGCCGCCATCAACCTTCAGTACGGGCTGAGCCACCACCGGGCCGAAATGGTGAAGAGCTACACGTCTCACCACGGCCGCACGGAGCTGCGGGCCATCACCGGGCCGGACTACGGCCGCATCCCCGATCACGAACTCGTCGAGGCGGTGATGCGCATCGCCGGGGACGGTGCGGGCGAGACGCGCTGGAAGGTGCCGGGCACGCTCGACTGGTCGACGATGACCTACAATCCGCGCGTCGACGTCACGGCCGACACGACGACGCTCTACGCGTCGGACCGGGACGTGTTCCTGTTCCTGTGCGACGACCTCAACCCGATCGAGGCCGGCCGGCTGCCGAACGGCGAGCCCGACCTGTTCTTTCGCGGCTTCTACTGTTGGAACTCCGAGGTCGGCGCCCGCACGCTCGGCATCGCCTCGTTCTACCTGCGCGCCGTATGCATGAACCGCAATCTCTGGGGGGTCGAGCAATTCGAGGAAGTAACGATCCGCCACTCGAAATACGCTGCGCACCGCTTCGCCGCCGAGGCCGCGCCGGCGCTGCAGGCCTTCGCCGACTCCTCCGCGGCCGGCTTCGTATCGGGCGTGAAGGCGGCGCGCGAGCGCGTGGTGGCGCGCAGCGACGAGGAACGATCCGAGTTCCTGCGCAAGCGCGGCTTCTCGAAGGGCGACACCGCGAAGGTGATCGAGGCGGTGCTGGTCGAGGAGGGCCACCCGCCCGAGAGCGTGTTCGACTTCGTGCAGGGTATCACCGCGTTGGCGCGGGCCGAGCCGCGCCAGGACGCCCGGCTCGACGTCGAGCTGAAGGCCAAGAAGCTGATGGACCAGGTTGCGGCCTGA
- a CDS encoding DUF7146 domain-containing protein → MDHPRGGARDLSEALAARAEDLCRRYLPGGRRNGAYWTVGDVHGTPGRSLFVRLVGPASGRGAAGRWCDAATGQRGDLLDLIALNRGHARLRDVLDEARSVLALPPAAPRPATWASASGQRADTVEAARRLYRAGRPIRGTPAERYLAARGIALDGDAAAVLRFHPAAHYRDAPGDPRRSLPALLAPVIDLAGTLTGLHRTFLDPRPGRGADAGLLGKAPIASPRRSLGRLAGQGVHLRRGDGTAWLVGEGIETALSVASLFPRACVVAALSASQLAILVLPPGLVRLVVARDNDAAGREAAERLAGRARASSVTVDVLRPRLIDFNADLRRWGPVGLAERVGAQLSGA, encoded by the coding sequence ATGGACCACCCTCGCGGCGGCGCCCGCGACCTGTCGGAGGCGCTGGCGGCCCGCGCCGAGGACCTGTGCCGGCGCTACCTGCCGGGCGGCCGCCGCAACGGCGCCTACTGGACCGTCGGCGACGTGCACGGCACGCCCGGGCGCAGCCTGTTCGTGCGCCTGGTCGGGCCGGCCTCGGGCCGCGGGGCCGCCGGCCGCTGGTGCGACGCCGCCACCGGCCAGCGCGGCGACCTGCTCGACCTCATCGCCCTGAACCGTGGCCACGCCCGCCTGCGCGACGTCCTGGACGAGGCACGGTCCGTGCTGGCGCTCCCGCCCGCGGCCCCCCGGCCCGCGACCTGGGCGTCGGCGTCCGGGCAGCGCGCCGACACCGTCGAGGCGGCGCGGCGGCTGTATCGCGCCGGGCGGCCCATCCGCGGCACGCCGGCGGAGCGCTACCTCGCCGCCCGGGGCATCGCGCTCGACGGCGACGCGGCAGCCGTGCTGCGCTTCCACCCCGCCGCACACTATCGCGACGCCCCGGGCGACCCGCGCCGCAGCTTACCGGCGCTGCTCGCCCCCGTCATCGACCTCGCCGGCACGCTGACCGGCCTGCACCGCACCTTCCTCGACCCGCGGCCCGGCCGGGGCGCCGACGCGGGGCTGCTCGGCAAGGCGCCGATCGCGTCGCCGCGCCGCTCGCTCGGCCGTCTCGCCGGCCAGGGCGTCCACCTTCGCCGGGGCGACGGGACGGCGTGGCTCGTCGGCGAGGGCATCGAGACGGCGCTGTCGGTGGCGTCCCTATTCCCCCGGGCCTGCGTCGTCGCCGCGCTGTCCGCGTCGCAGCTCGCCATCCTGGTCCTGCCGCCGGGGCTGGTCCGGCTCGTGGTCGCGCGCGACAACGACGCGGCCGGGCGGGAGGCGGCCGAGCGCCTGGCCGGGCGGGCCCGCGCCTCCTCTGTCACGGTGGACGTGCTGCGCCCGCGCCTCATCGACTTCAACGCCGACCTCCGCCGCTGGGGGCCGGTGGGCTTGGCGGAGCGGGTCGGCGCGCAGCTGTCGGGCGCGTGA
- a CDS encoding ParB/RepB/Spo0J family partition protein, producing the protein MGKITFGPAQMLPLDKLVASAASVRRVGAGMSLADLADDIGRRGLLQSLSVRPLLDEAGTETGRYAVVAGGRRLAALQMLVRAKRLNKTAPVPCTVGRAEVAAEEDSLAENTMREALHPLDQFRAFRALREERGLGEEEIAARFFVTPTVVRQRLRLAAVSPKLLDFYAEGELTLEQLMTFAATSDHPRQEAAWDALCRSHTREPWAIRRLLAEGAVRASDKRALFVGLASYEAAGGVVERDLFDEDEGGYLRDVMLLARLAGEKLDAEAERVRGEGWLWIDAGIDLPYGHLFGLRRLSSEAVPLDDTLQAEHDRLRAEADALEADYATAEDMPEAADRTLTALEARLAEIAAEARAFDPAEVARAGAFVSIGHDGALRIERGYVRPADEPPAPEAEDGTNAVDSNGGGELSASGAAASAAARTQGDEALHGAPEPDEDEPDDGGRLPERLMTELTAHRTLALRAALSADPDAALLALLHALALRAFYSGAAETCLEVDVRSAGLAGFAPGLGDAAPARALAERPAHWQRLLPRQARDLWSALVEMDVDSRAALLAVCVGRSVNAVVQPWDRRTGAVAQADNLAAHLGLDMASGDGWTPTVGNYLGRVTKARILAAVREARGAAAAERIASSRKPEMAEAAERLLAGTGWLPTPLRTPGMAPTGIEPDRDVGGGAAAGPDAGAVREAVDGPEEVNVLDGAPTALEVREAMLVAAE; encoded by the coding sequence ATGGGCAAGATCACATTCGGACCCGCGCAGATGCTGCCGCTCGACAAGCTGGTGGCCTCGGCCGCGAGCGTGCGGCGCGTCGGGGCGGGGATGAGCCTCGCGGACCTCGCCGACGACATCGGCCGCCGCGGGCTCCTGCAGTCGCTCAGCGTGCGGCCGCTGCTAGACGAGGCCGGGACCGAGACGGGCCGCTACGCCGTCGTGGCGGGCGGACGGCGCCTCGCGGCGCTGCAGATGCTCGTCCGGGCGAAGCGCCTGAACAAGACCGCGCCCGTGCCCTGCACGGTCGGGCGCGCCGAGGTCGCGGCCGAGGAGGACAGCCTCGCCGAGAATACCATGCGCGAGGCGCTTCACCCGCTCGACCAGTTCCGCGCCTTCCGCGCCCTGCGCGAGGAACGCGGCCTCGGCGAGGAGGAGATCGCGGCCCGCTTCTTCGTCACCCCGACCGTGGTGCGCCAGCGCCTCAGGCTCGCAGCCGTGTCGCCGAAGCTCCTCGACTTCTACGCCGAGGGCGAGCTGACGCTGGAGCAGCTGATGACCTTCGCGGCCACGAGCGACCACCCCCGCCAGGAGGCGGCCTGGGACGCCCTGTGCCGCAGCCACACCCGGGAGCCCTGGGCCATCCGGCGCCTGCTGGCCGAGGGCGCCGTCCGGGCCTCCGACAAGCGGGCCCTCTTCGTCGGGCTCGCGAGCTACGAGGCGGCGGGTGGTGTCGTCGAGCGCGACCTCTTCGACGAGGACGAAGGCGGCTATCTGCGCGATGTAATGCTTTTGGCGCGTCTGGCGGGAGAAAAGCTCGATGCCGAGGCCGAGCGGGTCCGCGGCGAGGGCTGGCTGTGGATCGATGCCGGCATCGACCTGCCCTATGGGCACCTGTTCGGGCTGCGGCGGCTCAGCTCCGAGGCTGTGCCGCTCGACGATACGCTGCAGGCCGAGCACGACCGGCTGCGGGCGGAGGCCGACGCGCTCGAGGCCGACTATGCCACAGCCGAGGACATGCCGGAGGCGGCCGACCGGACCCTCACCGCGTTGGAAGCGCGGCTGGCCGAAATCGCGGCCGAGGCGCGGGCCTTCGATCCGGCCGAGGTGGCGCGGGCCGGCGCCTTCGTCAGCATCGGCCATGACGGCGCGCTCAGGATCGAGCGCGGCTACGTGCGCCCGGCCGACGAGCCGCCCGCGCCGGAGGCGGAGGATGGGACCAACGCGGTCGATTCGAACGGCGGGGGCGAGCTGTCAGCCTCGGGTGCGGCGGCGTCAGCCGCAGCGCGGACGCAGGGTGACGAGGCGCTGCACGGCGCGCCGGAGCCCGACGAGGATGAGCCGGACGACGGCGGCCGCCTGCCCGAGCGGCTGATGACGGAGCTGACGGCGCACCGCACCCTGGCGCTACGGGCTGCCCTGTCGGCGGACCCAGACGCCGCGCTGCTGGCCCTGCTGCACGCGCTCGCGCTGCGGGCCTTCTACTCTGGCGCAGCCGAGACCTGCCTGGAGGTCGACGTGCGCAGCGCCGGGCTCGCCGGCTTCGCGCCGGGGCTGGGCGACGCCGCACCCGCCCGCGCCCTGGCGGAGCGGCCCGCACATTGGCAGCGGCTGCTGCCGCGGCAGGCCCGGGACCTGTGGTCCGCCCTCGTCGAAATGGACGTCGACAGTCGGGCGGCGCTGCTCGCCGTCTGCGTCGGGCGCAGCGTCAACGCCGTCGTGCAGCCCTGGGATCGCCGGACCGGCGCCGTCGCCCAGGCCGACAACCTCGCCGCCCATCTCGGGCTCGACATGGCGTCGGGGGACGGCTGGACGCCGACGGTCGGCAACTATCTCGGGCGGGTCACCAAAGCGCGCATCCTCGCCGCGGTGCGCGAGGCGCGGGGCGCGGCCGCGGCCGAGCGCATCGCGTCCTCACGCAAGCCCGAGATGGCCGAGGCCGCCGAGCGTTTGCTCGCCGGCACGGGCTGGCTGCCGACGCCGCTGCGCACGCCGGGGATGGCCCCGACCGGGATCGAGCCGGACCGGGACGTCGGCGGCGGCGCTGCGGCGGGGCCCGACGCCGGCGCGGTCCGGGAAGCCGTGGACGGACCCGAGGAGGTGAACGTGCTCGACGGTGCGCCCACGGCCCTGGAGGTGCGCGAGGCGATGCTGGTCGCGGCCGAGTAG
- a CDS encoding TIGR02391 family protein encodes MAFFSQDQLEAIAGALGDTAEGLAGPEIEHLLASCKIADPGPMTKRVRVYNAFAECQNTKRNRTNILEFIRLAMKPARYSREPHRYEPMRARLNLALAFAGLVIDESGELKSADVAQTLPEAQRRARDLRADLEGRGVHPDVLKFCRAELLADNYFHAVQEAVKSVADKMRSQTGLSDDGATLVDRTLAGSPPMLAINPLSTASQRSEQSGFANLVRGTFGMFRNPTAHEARIHWAMSKEDAEDLLTIVSLIHRRLDAAHMPART; translated from the coding sequence ATGGCATTCTTTTCACAAGATCAGCTGGAAGCGATCGCTGGCGCGCTTGGCGACACTGCAGAGGGCCTGGCCGGGCCAGAGATCGAGCACCTGCTTGCGTCGTGCAAGATTGCCGATCCGGGGCCTATGACGAAGCGCGTCCGTGTCTATAACGCCTTCGCGGAATGCCAGAACACCAAACGCAACCGCACCAATATCCTTGAGTTCATCCGGCTCGCCATGAAGCCGGCGCGTTACAGCCGCGAGCCGCACCGCTATGAGCCTATGCGGGCTCGCCTAAACCTGGCGTTGGCGTTCGCAGGACTTGTGATTGATGAGTCCGGCGAGTTGAAATCGGCGGATGTCGCCCAGACCTTACCCGAGGCTCAACGGCGCGCTCGCGACTTGCGGGCGGACCTTGAAGGTCGCGGTGTGCACCCTGACGTCCTGAAGTTCTGCCGCGCCGAGCTTCTCGCCGACAATTACTTTCATGCGGTGCAAGAAGCGGTCAAAAGCGTCGCTGACAAGATGCGGTCGCAGACAGGGCTTTCCGACGACGGCGCGACTCTCGTCGATCGGACCTTGGCCGGCAGTCCGCCGATGCTTGCGATCAACCCGCTTTCCACCGCAAGCCAGCGGAGCGAGCAGAGCGGGTTCGCAAATCTGGTCCGCGGCACCTTCGGCATGTTCCGCAACCCCACTGCGCATGAGGCGCGCATCCATTGGGCGATGTCCAAAGAAGATGCCGAAGACCTGCTCACAATCGTGTCGCTCATCCACCGCCGGCTCGATGCCGCCCATATGCCGGCGCGCACATGA
- a CDS encoding tyrosine-type recombinase/integrase: MNKTTAPQSPTRAPWNCGRIIGPKPPLKPKHIWAIRTRLQHDGHVRDLAMFNVAIDSKLRGCDLVKLRVSDVHLGEGVRLRTTIVQRKTGRPVPFEMTEPTRDALTAWLKKRGSRSTDWLFPSRSHAGDHITTRQYGRLVDDWVTLAGLDPANYGTHSLRRTKVALVYKRTGNLRACQLLLGHSKLESTVRYLGVEVDDALILSEQTDL, from the coding sequence ATGAACAAGACGACAGCGCCTCAATCGCCTACCCGCGCGCCCTGGAATTGCGGGCGAATTATCGGCCCGAAGCCGCCCCTCAAGCCCAAACACATCTGGGCCATTCGGACCCGCCTACAGCATGACGGCCATGTCCGCGACCTCGCCATGTTCAACGTTGCGATCGACAGCAAGCTTCGCGGCTGCGACCTCGTCAAGCTCCGGGTGTCCGACGTCCACCTCGGCGAAGGCGTGCGCCTTCGGACGACTATCGTTCAGCGAAAGACCGGGCGACCCGTGCCATTCGAGATGACGGAGCCGACCCGCGACGCCCTCACCGCTTGGCTGAAGAAGCGGGGCTCGCGGTCGACCGACTGGCTGTTCCCGAGCCGAAGCCATGCGGGCGACCACATCACGACACGGCAGTACGGTCGCCTCGTCGATGATTGGGTCACGCTGGCCGGCCTCGACCCAGCTAACTACGGCACCCATAGCCTGCGCCGGACCAAGGTCGCCCTTGTCTACAAGCGCACGGGCAATCTGCGGGCCTGCCAGCTCCTGCTCGGTCATTCCAAGCTGGAGAGCACCGTCCGCTACCTCGGGGTTGAGGTCGATGACGCCCTAATCCTGTCCGAGCAGACCGATCTCTGA